aaGAGGATAAATTGCTGATTGACTAATTCCACCTGCCATGGACCCAGCAACGAATCTCTCATTAATACCTAGCTCTCTCGTATCATTTCCTTTAATAGCTCTCTTAACTTGTTCATAGGCCATAAACTTTAGAGCTGTTTCAGGACCAATCTTAAGTACATTAATACCATTGCCACGCCATAGACTCAGTATTCCACCTTCTTTCAACATGTATCTAAAGCAATTCGACATACTGCAGTGCGTTGTCCCGTGAACctaaaaataacattaaataaattatcacttTGTCTTccagttaattattattcaaacttaaataaataactcacCTGAAGATAAACTTTTATTCGATCCAAAGGCGCAGTACAGGTGCGCGAAACAGCTCCAGCAATTCCACCAGCAAGTAAATGCCTCCACCACATTCCTGTTATCATTTCATTGCTTGTAAAATCATCAGGTACTCCGATATCTTCACCGATGTCCATGTActgtaaatagaaaaaaaaaatattaattaacgaAGAATTTGGATAATTTTACcagcaacaaaaaatttaatttattcaaattgtaTGTAGTAAAAGTAATTGACCGgatctttaatttaaataaaaaacaaattttcatataaattttcttgtccACAATTATCAGCATATATTTAGatgtttatgtatttataaattaacatgTTAAGGTATTGTTTAAACATGTTGTATAAATGTTGATCATTAGCTCGTGATAAGTGACAGTTATTTTATTCCACGCGCTTGAACCTCAAGGACATTTGGCCttcgatttaaattattttttaaatttttacacactatttataatattgaattttaaagtaatttattaattcaatgaaaaaaatataattaataaatcattaacaTATCGATGTTGTTACAATCAAGTAATGAGGGGAATATTATCACTAAATACTTAACTTAACGTATATTTCAAGGAGAAAATCACTGTCCATATTGTCTAAATTATCCATTTTTGTaagataattttgataaactatttatttaaattaaaaaacaataaatatgtcataaagttttatttaaaattttaaactatcgattttaattcaagtaatgATTTAAATGGTTCTGATGATCAGTTGCGAGAAGACGACTTGAGCATCAGGCATCTGGCCAGAGATTCCGTAACTTGATTCACTGCCCAATGTCACGtgtaaacttatttattacataTGTCTACATGTCTATGTACCCGGTGTACatagagtataaaaaaaaatagaatacgACCGgcatttttatttccattattAGTCGGCTAGACTTCGAGTAACTTAGAGCCTTAGTTCAAATATTGGCTCAGTTACAATCGATTCCTCTAACAACCGTCTTATTATAAAGTTCcatatacattttaaattgtGATACTTTCTACTCATGcactcaatttttaaaaatgctcAAGGAATTCCCGATGACGAAATACAGATAcgtaataaactttttttatattttattacattcatataaaatatatgcaagTAGgttgtgtaaaaaatttttggcaaTATTTATCAGGAAATTCAAACAAAGACACACGTGGcggcatttattatttataaatagagtagacattaaatatttataatctcaagttaattattagaatataattaattcataaatttaatgatagtattttattcaatacaaCTCGTAACTCATAActcgtaatttatttacatacagCTGATTGACAAacgtaattttgtaatttaaatttttaaaaaccggATGAAAGTACGCACGCGCTGTCGATTATTAAATGTAACACTCAAAGTAAACtctaatcaattaaaataaaaatacatgtggaaaaaaaattgattgactGGGAGATATAATCAGCCTTGTAATATATAGCAATCAGGAAGTTCAAGAATCAAAATGACTCATTGTCTGCATGCCGGTATCTCATTCACgagtatattatattttatctcattaatttttaatgactaaAGTCTAACACTGCGTTTAAATTGCAGTATAAAGTAAagatgatataaaataaatatgaatatctAAGTCGTACCCTTTGCAAAATGTGATGGTAAACGTCTAAAAAATCCTCACAAACTTGACAACCAAGTACATTAATACTGCCTTGttccaacatttttaaaaataatttaacactaaattttaaatttgtaaataaataaaacgatacactaaaaaaatcaCAGACTCAAAGGTATTCAAACGATGCAGAAGAAGAAAGTGTGACCTTCTTTCCTTTCTAGACACAAGTGAGAGCTTGAAAACTCATTCCAAGACTAAGTAAGACAAACTCCATCGGCTTGTTGGAGTTGAAGACTGAATGTTACAAGTCCGGCTCAAGCCAGTTAAGTATAATGTTTAAAGATTAACGTCTGATCAAACCATATCCCCTCTACTATTTCCATACGTCATATGTGTGATAGAGCCAGACGAGTTTGCTTCTAAGTGGAATTAATCGGACGTCTGCTACGGAATATCCCAGAAattattcatcattttttttaccaacttTCCCATgccaaatttattaattattttttttttttatttaaactattgaataaattcaaaagtttgtGTCCAGAAGTTtgctaataaaatttcatcattttagATCGA
This window of the Microplitis mediator isolate UGA2020A chromosome 8, iyMicMedi2.1, whole genome shotgun sequence genome carries:
- the LOC130673642 gene encoding calcium-binding mitochondrial carrier protein SCaMC-2-A isoform X2 — translated: MLEQGSINVLGCQVCEDFLDVYHHILQRYMDIGEDIGVPDDFTSNEMITGMWWRHLLAGGIAGAVSRTCTAPLDRIKVYLQVHGTTHCSMSNCFRYMLKEGGILSLWRGNGINVLKIGPETALKFMAYEQVKRAIKGNDTRELGINERFVAGSMAGGISQSAIYPLEVLKTRLALRKTGEFSSVIDAAKKIHSQGGLKSFYRGYIPNLIGILPYAGIDLAVYETLKNRYLRSHSNNEQPAFWVLLLCGTVSSTAGQVCSYPLALVRTRLQAELYPGKSPNTMVSMFKDIIQREGVRGLYRGLTPNFLKVAPAVSISYVVYEHFRQALGVNMT